A window of the Macaca nemestrina isolate mMacNem1 chromosome X, mMacNem.hap1, whole genome shotgun sequence genome harbors these coding sequences:
- the LOC105499777 gene encoding transcription elongation factor A protein-like 9, protein MKSCQKIEGKPENESEPKHEEEPKPEEKPEEEEEKLEEEAKAKGTFRERLIQSLQEFKEDIHNRHLSNEDMFREVDEIDEIRRVRNKLIVMRWKVNRNHPYPYLM, encoded by the coding sequence ATGAAATCCTGTCAAAAAATTGAAGGAAAACCAGAAAATGAGAGTGAACCAAAGCATGAGGAAGAGCCAAAGCCTGAGGAAaagccagaggaggaggaggagaagctaGAGGAGGAGGCCAAAGCAAAAGGAACTTTTAGAGAAAGGCTGATTCAATCTCTCCAGGAgtttaaagaagatatacacaaCAGGCATTTAAGCAATGAAGATATGTTTAGAGAAGTGGATGAAATAGATGAGATAAGGAGAGTCAGAAACAAACTTATAGTGATGCGTTGGAAGGTTAATCGAAACCACCCTTACCCCTATTTAATGTAG
- the LOC105499776 gene encoding transcription elongation factor A protein-like 7 yields MQKPCKENEGKPKCSVPKREEERPYGEFERQQTEGNFRQRLLQSLEEFKEDIDYRHFKDEEMTREGDEMERCLEEIRGLRKKFRALHSNHRHSRDRPYPI; encoded by the coding sequence atgCAAAAACCCTGCAAAGAAAACGAAGGAAAGCCAAAGTGCAGCGTgccaaagagggaggaagaaCGCCCCTATGGAGAATTTGAACGCCAGCAAACAGAAGGGAATTTTAGACAGAGGCTGCTTCAGTCACTCGAAGAATTTAAAGAGGACATAGACTATAggcattttaaagatgaagaaatgacAAGGGAGGGAGATGAGATGGAAAGGTGTTTGGAAGAGATAAGGGGTCTGAGAAAGAAATTTAGGGCTCTGCATTCTAACCACAGGCATTCTCGGGACCGTCCTTATCCCATTTAA